From Azospirillum baldaniorum, the proteins below share one genomic window:
- the lysA gene encoding diaminopimelate decarboxylase, producing MSAFAYRNGVMHAESVPLSTIAAEVGTPFYCYSTAALEAHYSAYAGAFAGQDADVCYAVKANSNLAVIRAFARLGAGADVVSGGEMRRALAGGIPAGKIIFSGVGKTREEMRAALEAGIHQINVESIPEVEALSEVAVSLGVTAPIAFRVNPDVDAKTHAKIATGKKENKFGVDYDHAREVYAQAAKLPGIKPVAIAVHIGSQLTDLAPFRAAYERVAALLHVLREDGHDITRLDLGGGLGIVYKHEAPPDIADYAAMVKSITGNLGCRISLEPGRSLVGNAGILVSRVIYLKQGLHRRFVIIDAAMNDLIRPTLYEAYHGIVPVTEPAKGAATEPYDVVGPVCESGDTFALQRALPAMAPDELVAILSAGAYGAVMSSTYNTRPLIPEVLVNGDQFSVIRPRVSVEELLALDRVPDWLKD from the coding sequence ATGAGCGCCTTCGCCTACCGCAACGGCGTGATGCACGCCGAATCCGTGCCGCTGTCCACCATCGCGGCCGAAGTCGGCACGCCCTTCTACTGCTACTCCACGGCGGCGCTGGAGGCGCATTACAGCGCCTACGCCGGGGCCTTCGCGGGGCAGGACGCCGACGTCTGCTACGCGGTGAAGGCCAACTCCAACCTCGCCGTCATCCGCGCCTTCGCGCGGCTGGGCGCCGGCGCCGACGTGGTGTCGGGCGGCGAGATGCGCCGCGCGCTGGCCGGTGGCATCCCGGCGGGCAAGATCATCTTCTCCGGCGTCGGCAAGACGCGCGAGGAGATGCGCGCCGCCCTGGAGGCCGGAATCCACCAGATCAACGTGGAATCCATCCCCGAGGTGGAGGCCCTGTCGGAGGTGGCGGTCAGCCTGGGCGTCACCGCGCCCATCGCCTTCCGCGTGAATCCGGACGTGGACGCCAAGACCCACGCCAAGATCGCGACGGGCAAGAAGGAGAACAAGTTCGGCGTCGACTACGACCACGCGCGGGAGGTCTACGCCCAGGCCGCCAAGCTGCCGGGGATCAAGCCGGTGGCCATCGCCGTGCACATCGGGTCGCAGCTGACCGACCTCGCCCCCTTCCGCGCCGCCTACGAGCGGGTGGCGGCGCTGCTCCACGTCCTGCGTGAGGACGGGCACGACATCACCCGCCTCGACCTCGGCGGCGGGCTGGGCATCGTCTACAAGCACGAGGCGCCGCCGGACATCGCCGACTACGCCGCCATGGTGAAGTCGATCACCGGCAACCTCGGCTGCCGCATCTCGCTGGAGCCCGGCCGCTCGCTGGTCGGCAACGCCGGCATCCTGGTGTCGCGGGTGATCTACCTGAAGCAGGGGCTGCACCGCCGCTTCGTCATCATCGACGCGGCGATGAACGACCTGATCCGCCCCACCCTCTACGAGGCCTACCACGGCATCGTCCCGGTGACCGAGCCGGCCAAGGGCGCCGCCACCGAGCCCTACGACGTCGTCGGTCCGGTCTGCGAGAGCGGCGACACCTTCGCGCTCCAGCGCGCCCTGCCGGCGATGGCGCCGGACGAGCTGGTGGCGATCCTGTCGGCGGGGGCCTACGGCGCGGTCATGTCGTCCACCTACAACACCCGCCCGCTGATCCCGGAGGTGCTGGTGAACGGCGACCAGTTCTCGGTCATCCGCCCGCGCGTGTCGGTGGAGGAACTGCTGGCGCTGGACCGCGTGCCGGACTGGTTGAAGGACTGA
- a CDS encoding bacteriohemerythrin, protein MQWDAAYAIGQSAVDGDHQRLFQLFNQFGAAIAAGETRESANRFLRELADYSAYHFRREEGLMRAVGYPDYTKHKTMHDTFADFVRRQSDSGTRDPEEVQFLQSYVEMWLCGHILVMDKWFGEWLDGRGGSSGTAAPTA, encoded by the coding sequence ATGCAGTGGGACGCGGCCTATGCCATCGGACAGAGCGCTGTGGACGGCGACCACCAGCGCCTGTTCCAGCTGTTCAACCAGTTCGGCGCGGCCATCGCCGCCGGGGAAACGCGGGAGTCCGCGAACCGCTTCCTGCGCGAGCTGGCCGATTATTCGGCCTATCATTTCCGCCGCGAGGAAGGGCTGATGCGCGCGGTCGGCTACCCCGACTACACCAAGCACAAGACGATGCACGACACCTTCGCCGACTTCGTCCGCCGGCAGTCCGACTCCGGGACGCGCGATCCGGAGGAGGTGCAGTTCCTCCAGAGCTACGTCGAGATGTGGCTGTGCGGCCATATTCTGGTCATGGACAAATGGTTCGGCGAATGGCTGGACGGGCGGGGCGGGAGTTCCGGCACGGCGGCCCCGACGGCCTGA
- a CDS encoding TIGR02302 family protein produces the protein MGQARAALLWERLWPALWAPITIAGAFLALALLNVFLLLPGWLHALVLLLFVAAIGWTGWRGLRAFRLPDEDAARRRLERDSGLPHRPLHALRDTPAGNDPVAAELWRLHQERVRAAMRRLRVAMPLSDGLAAQDRYALRALVALVLIAAGGATWGDWKPRLAAAITPHFGGPATASVATLDLWVTPPEYTGLPPVFLKSANPAHTPSLADPVPVPKGSLVLARVTGGSGTPSLEAGSRTAAFEAVDSATFQIQQPIEDGARIAVTQGSNLLGGWNVRIIPDNPPTIAYASPPTKGERGALRLDYTAQDDYGLAEAKAVVRLDLPEGEAPALDRSPLELPLALPGVRPREARNAAFHDLTAHPWAGLNVTIRLSALDGAGQTGSTEDVAMVLPERVFNHPVARAIVEERKKLTLRPQQLRIEVARALAEISSRPSQFGGDLVAFLAMRTAVNRLLLDEEGASVPAVQQLLWETALRIEDGGLSLAERDLRDAESRLAEALERGADDQELKKLMDELQAALDKFLDAMEQQMREALERGEQIPMVPPEMADQMMDRQDLQRMMEQMRQMAETGARDAARQMLSQLQQMMEQMRNGAMAQMQQQGQNEAAQMMRELQELTQRQQQLLDQTFRQSQEQMGRQDGQQGQQQGPRNRQGRPQQGQQGQQGQSGSPLMQQQAEQQEALRRQLGELMRRMGEQQGGEIPRPLGRAERAMRDAGQALQQGQPGSAVPPQTQAMDELQQGMQAMAEQMMQQMMGQQGPAMSGQQPGQAQQRQGQGRNRDPLGRRPSGFGNYNNEDVKIPEEAELQRAREILDELRRRSGQYGRPQMEREYIDRLLKQF, from the coding sequence ATGGGGCAGGCCCGCGCCGCCCTGCTCTGGGAACGGCTGTGGCCGGCGCTCTGGGCGCCCATCACCATCGCCGGGGCCTTCCTCGCTTTGGCCCTGCTGAACGTCTTCCTGCTGTTGCCGGGCTGGCTGCACGCCCTGGTCCTGCTGCTCTTCGTCGCCGCCATCGGCTGGACGGGGTGGCGTGGGCTGCGCGCCTTCCGTCTGCCCGACGAGGACGCCGCCCGCCGCCGGCTGGAGCGCGACAGCGGCCTGCCCCACCGCCCCCTCCACGCGCTACGCGACACGCCCGCCGGCAACGACCCCGTCGCGGCGGAGCTGTGGCGCCTGCACCAGGAGCGGGTGCGCGCCGCCATGCGGCGGCTGCGCGTCGCCATGCCGCTGTCCGACGGCCTTGCCGCCCAGGACCGCTACGCCCTGCGCGCGCTGGTGGCGCTGGTGCTGATCGCCGCGGGCGGCGCGACCTGGGGCGACTGGAAGCCGCGTCTTGCCGCCGCCATCACCCCGCATTTCGGCGGACCGGCGACGGCGTCGGTCGCGACGCTCGACCTCTGGGTGACGCCGCCGGAATACACCGGCCTGCCACCGGTCTTCCTGAAGTCGGCCAACCCCGCCCACACGCCGAGCCTCGCCGATCCTGTGCCGGTTCCCAAGGGCAGCCTCGTGCTGGCCCGCGTCACCGGCGGCAGCGGCACGCCGTCGCTGGAGGCCGGAAGCAGGACCGCCGCTTTCGAGGCCGTGGACTCCGCGACCTTCCAGATCCAGCAGCCCATCGAGGACGGCGCCCGCATCGCCGTGACCCAGGGGTCCAACCTGCTGGGCGGCTGGAACGTGCGGATCATCCCGGACAACCCGCCGACCATCGCCTACGCCAGCCCCCCGACCAAGGGGGAACGCGGCGCGCTGCGGCTGGACTACACCGCGCAGGACGACTACGGGCTGGCCGAGGCCAAGGCCGTCGTCCGGCTGGACCTGCCGGAGGGCGAGGCCCCGGCGCTCGACCGCAGCCCGCTGGAGCTGCCGCTGGCCCTGCCCGGCGTCCGCCCGCGCGAGGCGCGCAACGCCGCCTTCCACGACCTGACCGCCCATCCCTGGGCCGGGCTGAACGTCACGATCCGCCTGAGCGCGCTCGACGGCGCCGGCCAGACCGGCAGCACGGAGGACGTGGCGATGGTCCTGCCGGAGCGCGTCTTCAACCACCCGGTCGCCCGCGCCATCGTAGAGGAGCGCAAGAAGCTGACCCTGCGGCCCCAGCAGCTCCGCATCGAAGTGGCCCGCGCGCTGGCCGAAATCTCGTCCAGACCCAGCCAGTTCGGCGGCGATCTGGTGGCTTTCCTGGCCATGCGCACCGCGGTGAACCGCCTGCTGCTCGACGAGGAGGGGGCATCGGTCCCGGCCGTCCAGCAACTCTTGTGGGAAACCGCGCTGCGCATCGAGGACGGCGGGCTGTCGCTGGCCGAGCGCGACCTGCGCGACGCCGAGAGCCGTCTCGCCGAGGCGTTGGAGCGCGGCGCCGACGACCAGGAACTGAAGAAGCTGATGGACGAGCTTCAGGCGGCGCTCGACAAGTTCCTCGACGCCATGGAGCAGCAGATGCGCGAGGCGCTGGAGCGCGGCGAGCAAATCCCCATGGTGCCGCCGGAAATGGCCGACCAGATGATGGACCGCCAGGACCTTCAGCGCATGATGGAGCAGATGCGGCAGATGGCCGAGACCGGCGCCCGCGACGCGGCGCGGCAGATGCTGTCCCAGCTCCAGCAGATGATGGAGCAGATGCGCAACGGCGCCATGGCCCAGATGCAGCAGCAGGGCCAGAACGAGGCGGCGCAGATGATGCGCGAGCTTCAGGAACTGACGCAGCGGCAGCAGCAGTTGCTCGACCAGACCTTCCGCCAGTCGCAGGAGCAGATGGGCCGGCAGGACGGGCAGCAGGGCCAGCAGCAAGGGCCGCGCAACCGCCAGGGCCGTCCGCAGCAGGGGCAGCAAGGGCAGCAGGGTCAGTCGGGCAGCCCGCTGATGCAGCAGCAGGCCGAACAGCAGGAGGCGCTGCGCCGCCAGCTCGGCGAGCTGATGCGCCGCATGGGCGAACAGCAGGGCGGCGAGATTCCCCGCCCGCTGGGCCGCGCCGAACGGGCGATGCGCGACGCGGGTCAGGCGCTCCAGCAGGGGCAGCCCGGCTCCGCCGTTCCGCCGCAGACCCAGGCGATGGACGAGCTGCAGCAGGGCATGCAGGCGATGGCCGAGCAGATGATGCAGCAGATGATGGGCCAGCAGGGTCCGGCGATGAGCGGGCAGCAGCCCGGACAGGCGCAGCAGCGCCAGGGCCAGGGCCGCAACCGCGACCCGCTGGGCCGCCGCCCCTCCGGCTTCGGCAACTACAACAATGAGGACGTGAAGATCCCCGAGGAGGCCGAACTCCAGCGCGCCCGTGAAATCCTCGACGAGCTGCGCCGCCGCTCCGGCCAGTATGGCCGCCCGCAGATGGAGCGCGAGTACATCGACCGGCTGCTGAAGCAGTTCTGA
- the rodA gene encoding rod shape-determining protein RodA, whose amino-acid sequence MVAVLSNHGSGGLAPQRPELTLGSKFRMINWGLVLLVCIITSVGVALLYSAAGGNWKPWAQPQLVRAVPGLVLMLMIALIDVRHLMKSAYAIFLIVLCLLVAVELMGRIGMGAQRWIDLGFFQLQPSELMKPALTLALARYFHGISLDQIGRPLLLIPPLLLVFIPVALVLMQPNLGTSLLLIMGSGAVFFAAGVRIWKFLVVIGGGLSAIPIAWEFLHDYQKQRVYTFLDPETDPLGAGYNILQSKIALGSGGLFGKGFMSGSQSQLMFLPEKHTDFIFVVLAEEFGMVGALILLALYLMLFIYGVVIALSCRSQFARLVAVGMTAQFFLYVMVNVSMVTGLIPVVGIPLPLVSYGGSAMMTLMIGVGLLLSMSVHREVRIPKSGVTEL is encoded by the coding sequence ATGGTCGCGGTCCTTTCGAACCACGGGTCGGGTGGGCTTGCCCCGCAGCGCCCGGAACTGACGCTCGGCAGCAAGTTCCGCATGATCAACTGGGGGCTGGTGCTCCTGGTCTGCATCATCACGTCGGTCGGGGTGGCCCTGCTCTACTCGGCCGCCGGCGGCAACTGGAAGCCCTGGGCGCAGCCGCAGCTGGTGCGCGCCGTCCCCGGCCTCGTCCTGATGCTGATGATCGCGCTGATCGACGTGCGGCATCTGATGAAGTCGGCCTACGCCATCTTCCTGATCGTGCTCTGCCTGCTGGTCGCGGTGGAGCTGATGGGGCGCATCGGCATGGGCGCCCAGCGCTGGATCGACCTGGGATTCTTCCAGCTCCAGCCGTCCGAGCTGATGAAGCCGGCCCTGACCCTGGCGCTGGCCCGTTACTTCCACGGCATCTCGCTGGACCAGATCGGCCGCCCGCTGCTGCTGATCCCACCCCTGCTGCTGGTCTTCATCCCGGTGGCGCTGGTGCTGATGCAGCCGAACCTGGGCACCTCGCTGCTGCTCATTATGGGCAGCGGCGCCGTCTTCTTCGCGGCGGGCGTGAGGATCTGGAAGTTCCTGGTGGTCATCGGCGGCGGCCTCTCGGCGATCCCCATCGCCTGGGAATTCCTGCACGATTACCAGAAGCAGCGCGTCTACACCTTCCTTGACCCGGAAACCGACCCGCTGGGCGCCGGCTACAACATCCTCCAGTCGAAGATCGCGCTGGGATCGGGGGGGCTGTTCGGCAAGGGCTTCATGTCCGGTTCGCAGAGCCAGCTGATGTTCCTGCCGGAGAAGCACACCGACTTCATCTTCGTGGTGCTGGCGGAGGAGTTCGGGATGGTCGGCGCGCTGATCCTGCTGGCGCTGTACCTGATGCTGTTCATCTACGGCGTCGTCATCGCGCTGAGCTGCCGCAGCCAGTTCGCCCGGCTGGTGGCGGTCGGCATGACCGCGCAGTTCTTCCTCTACGTGATGGTCAACGTGTCGATGGTGACCGGCCTGATCCCGGTGGTGGGCATCCCGCTGCCGCTGGTGTCCTACGGCGGGTCGGCGATGATGACGCTGATGATCGGAGTGGGGCTTCTGCTCAGCATGTCGGTCCATCGCGAGGTCCGCATTCCGAAGAGCGGCGTCACCGAGCTGTGA
- a CDS encoding hemolysin family protein: MIWEVLVIILLILLNAFFAMSEMALVSSRRARLQQMAEETRSKGARAALKLSEDPGNFLSTVQVGITLIGIIAGAYGGATLADRLGTVLDANVSWIAPYGQQVGFALVVAAITYLSLIVGELVPKRMALVNAERIAASVAGPMSVLSRVAMPLVWLLGVSTEGVMKLLRLPTAREQTVTEEEVKSLIKEGTQTGVFEPAERQMIEGVFRLSDRTARSIMTPRPDLVWIDLDDPPDAIAKEIQASGYSRFLVCRGDVDEVQGIVSSKALLNQALQGRSFDLREAMVEPLIVHDGTPVLRLLELFKQASIHMAVVVDEYGSVEGIATVTDIMEAIAGEMPEQGQEGDGFAVQREDGSWLVDGMTPVEEVESLVGVKGLKGEGDYHTIAGFMLDRLGHVPTAAEHFHWNGLRFEVIDMDGRRIDKVLIQENGEVSEG; this comes from the coding sequence ATGATTTGGGAAGTACTGGTCATCATTTTGCTGATCCTGCTGAACGCCTTTTTCGCGATGTCGGAAATGGCGCTGGTGTCGTCGCGACGCGCGCGGCTTCAGCAGATGGCCGAGGAGACACGCAGCAAGGGCGCCCGCGCCGCGCTGAAACTGTCGGAGGACCCCGGCAACTTCCTCTCCACCGTGCAGGTCGGCATCACGCTCATCGGCATCATCGCCGGCGCCTACGGCGGTGCGACCCTGGCCGACCGGCTGGGCACGGTCCTGGACGCCAACGTTTCCTGGATCGCCCCCTACGGGCAGCAGGTCGGCTTCGCGCTGGTGGTCGCCGCGATCACCTACCTGTCGCTGATCGTCGGCGAGTTGGTGCCCAAGCGCATGGCCCTGGTGAACGCGGAGCGCATCGCCGCCAGCGTGGCCGGCCCGATGAGCGTCCTGTCGCGGGTCGCCATGCCGCTGGTCTGGCTGCTCGGCGTCTCGACCGAGGGCGTGATGAAGCTGCTGCGCCTGCCCACCGCGCGCGAGCAGACCGTCACCGAGGAGGAGGTCAAGAGCCTCATCAAGGAGGGCACGCAGACCGGCGTCTTCGAACCCGCCGAGCGGCAGATGATCGAGGGCGTGTTCCGCCTGTCCGACCGCACCGCGCGGTCGATCATGACGCCGCGCCCGGACCTCGTGTGGATCGACCTCGACGATCCGCCCGATGCCATCGCCAAGGAGATCCAGGCCAGCGGCTATTCCCGCTTCCTGGTCTGCCGCGGCGACGTGGACGAGGTGCAGGGCATCGTGTCCAGCAAGGCGCTGCTCAACCAGGCGCTCCAGGGCCGCAGCTTCGACCTGCGCGAGGCCATGGTGGAGCCGCTGATCGTCCATGACGGCACCCCCGTCCTGCGGCTGCTGGAGCTGTTCAAGCAGGCCAGCATCCACATGGCCGTGGTGGTGGACGAGTATGGCAGCGTCGAGGGCATCGCCACCGTGACCGACATCATGGAGGCCATCGCCGGCGAAATGCCCGAACAGGGGCAGGAGGGCGACGGCTTCGCGGTCCAGCGCGAGGACGGCTCCTGGCTGGTCGACGGCATGACCCCGGTGGAGGAGGTGGAGTCGCTGGTCGGCGTGAAGGGACTGAAGGGCGAGGGCGATTACCACACCATCGCCGGCTTCATGCTGGACCGGCTGGGCCATGTGCCCACCGCTGCGGAGCATTTCCACTGGAACGGCCTGCGCTTCGAGGTCATCGACATGGACGGCCGCCGCATCGACAAGGTGCTGATCCAGGAGAACGGCGAGGTCTCGGAGGGCTGA
- a CDS encoding exopolysaccharide biosynthesis protein encodes MSDGRPPDTPPDPQAPEGVDRGDAATTGFPPVNPASAVLDDFLNHDHGARIALGDLVGILGDRAFGALLLILSIPNILPVPGLSTATGLPMLLIGAQIAAGRDRPWLPRRLAALTLDRDAFLRVIAKAKPHVDRLERHLRPRLPAMTAPTAERLLGVAVMILAGILALPIVFGNQPPAFAIALIALGLIEKDGAFVIAGLVAGLIAIVIVAAVLFGFGQAGMLIFDKLFS; translated from the coding sequence GTGAGCGACGGCCGACCTCCCGACACGCCCCCGGACCCTCAGGCTCCGGAGGGCGTCGACCGCGGCGATGCCGCGACCACCGGTTTCCCGCCGGTGAACCCCGCTTCGGCGGTGCTGGACGATTTCCTGAACCACGACCACGGCGCGCGGATCGCGCTCGGCGACCTCGTGGGCATTCTGGGCGACCGCGCTTTCGGTGCCCTGCTGCTGATCCTGTCCATTCCGAACATCCTGCCGGTGCCGGGTCTGTCCACGGCGACGGGCCTGCCGATGCTGCTGATCGGCGCCCAGATCGCCGCCGGGCGTGACCGCCCCTGGCTGCCGCGCCGGCTGGCCGCCCTTACGCTCGACCGGGACGCTTTTTTGCGGGTGATCGCGAAGGCGAAGCCGCATGTCGACCGGCTGGAGCGGCATCTGCGCCCGCGTCTGCCGGCGATGACCGCCCCGACGGCGGAGCGTCTGCTTGGCGTGGCCGTGATGATCCTCGCCGGAATCCTGGCCCTCCCCATCGTCTTCGGCAACCAGCCGCCGGCCTTCGCCATTGCGCTGATCGCGCTGGGGCTGATCGAGAAGGATGGGGCCTTCGTCATCGCCGGCCTCGTGGCCGGGCTGATCGCCATCGTCATCGTCGCCGCCGTCCTGTTCGGTTTCGGGCAGGCCGGCATGCTGATCTTCGACAAACTGTTTTCATAA
- a CDS encoding sensor histidine kinase has translation MDGLVLTCDHDGRLRALHRLGAGLPGLAGKPGTPFPVLFGPDAVAGALDLFSGLRKSGRVVDQPLSSRLDPMGGFHVSGLSDAEGLVLAVARAPGGLPAVLEGLETLNPRLAQRLAPLRTAAPAPEVPTLDALFGEMTLLNNELANAQRALAKANAELAASNEQKNRLMGMLAHDLRTPLQVVVGFAELLEQRLDGRLEAAERACLERIRESSLSMRHMVEDALSLAALQAGRMRLARRPSDLMTLVRRNVSMNRVLAEGKSITIELSVPEPPMPMADIDPAKLDQLLNNLLSNAIKYSDRGGSVRVALSEAPGEGPGKGGGWARLRVSDDGRGIPPAELAQLFQPFARTGRLGTEGEGTVGLGLYICRSIVEGHCGRITADSAPGRGSTFTVELPLVASSP, from the coding sequence ATGGACGGGCTGGTCCTGACCTGCGACCACGATGGGCGGCTGCGCGCCCTGCACCGGCTGGGCGCCGGTTTGCCGGGATTGGCCGGAAAGCCGGGCACCCCTTTCCCGGTTCTGTTCGGCCCGGACGCGGTGGCCGGCGCGCTGGATCTGTTCAGCGGCCTGCGGAAGTCCGGCCGGGTGGTCGACCAGCCCCTGTCCAGCCGGCTCGACCCCATGGGAGGATTCCATGTCAGCGGGCTCAGCGACGCGGAGGGGTTGGTGCTGGCCGTGGCGCGGGCGCCCGGCGGGCTGCCCGCCGTGTTGGAGGGGTTGGAGACGCTGAATCCGCGGCTGGCCCAGCGGCTTGCTCCGCTTCGGACGGCGGCGCCGGCGCCGGAGGTTCCCACCCTGGACGCGCTGTTCGGCGAAATGACCCTTCTCAACAACGAGTTGGCCAACGCCCAGCGGGCGCTTGCCAAGGCCAACGCCGAACTGGCCGCCAGCAACGAGCAGAAGAATCGGCTGATGGGCATGCTGGCCCACGATCTGCGCACGCCGCTCCAGGTCGTCGTCGGCTTCGCGGAGCTGCTGGAGCAGAGGCTGGACGGGCGCCTGGAGGCGGCGGAGCGTGCCTGCCTGGAGCGCATCCGCGAATCCAGCCTGTCCATGCGCCACATGGTGGAGGACGCGCTGTCCCTGGCGGCGCTCCAGGCGGGGCGGATGCGGTTGGCACGGCGGCCATCCGATCTGATGACGCTGGTCCGGCGGAACGTCTCGATGAACCGCGTGTTGGCCGAGGGCAAGTCCATAACCATCGAGCTGTCCGTGCCCGAACCACCCATGCCCATGGCCGACATCGACCCGGCCAAGCTGGATCAGCTTCTCAACAACCTTCTGTCGAACGCCATCAAATACTCCGACCGCGGCGGGAGCGTCCGTGTCGCCCTGAGCGAGGCCCCGGGCGAGGGCCCGGGCAAAGGTGGCGGCTGGGCGCGCCTGCGTGTGTCCGACGACGGCCGCGGCATTCCGCCGGCGGAGCTGGCTCAGCTCTTCCAGCCCTTCGCCCGCACCGGCCGGCTGGGCACGGAGGGGGAGGGAACGGTCGGCCTCGGCCTCTACATCTGCCGGTCCATCGTCGAGGGGCATTGCGGGCGCATCACCGCCGATTCGGCGCCGGGACGCGGCTCGACCTTCACCGTCGAGCTGCCGTTGGTGGCATCATCCCCTTGA